From one Treponema denticola genomic stretch:
- a CDS encoding energy-coupling factor ABC transporter ATP-binding protein, which yields MKEEIISLKNISKTFVQSSFDGTVNFKALDEISLTVSKGESILISGANGSGKTLLMSIIAGLIRPSSGLVDVKERCGIVFQDSGLQILGETLEEDILFGLKNIKLPPEKRKKRLDEALEKTGLKDKRYYSSRSLSGGEKRRLCVAGILAMKFPVIIFDEPYTNLDYEGVVQVNSLIKELKAENYTLLILSHELEKCYALADRFLVLHRGKKVFDGTAEEGLRQNLKEWSIRHPLTSYTKMEDLIWI from the coding sequence ATGAAAGAAGAAATTATAAGTTTAAAAAATATAAGTAAGACCTTTGTTCAAAGCTCTTTTGACGGAACGGTTAATTTTAAGGCCTTGGACGAAATTTCTTTGACTGTTTCTAAGGGAGAGAGCATTCTTATTTCGGGTGCAAACGGTTCGGGAAAGACCCTTCTTATGTCGATTATTGCAGGGCTTATAAGGCCCTCATCGGGGCTTGTAGATGTAAAAGAAAGATGCGGCATAGTTTTTCAGGATTCCGGCTTGCAGATATTGGGCGAAACCCTTGAAGAAGATATTTTGTTTGGGCTAAAAAATATAAAACTTCCGCCGGAAAAAAGAAAAAAAAGATTGGATGAAGCCTTGGAAAAAACAGGCTTAAAGGATAAGCGGTATTATTCTTCCCGTTCCTTATCGGGAGGAGAAAAGAGGCGGCTTTGCGTTGCAGGAATTTTGGCGATGAAGTTTCCGGTAATCATCTTTGATGAGCCATATACAAATTTGGATTATGAGGGGGTAGTGCAGGTTAATTCCCTTATTAAAGAATTAAAGGCCGAAAACTATACCCTTCTTATTTTAAGCCATGAGCTTGAAAAATGCTATGCCCTTGCCGATAGGTTTTTAGTTCTCCATAGGGGGAAAAAAGTTTTTGACGGGACTGCTGAAGAGGGCTTAAGACAAAACCTAAAAGAATGGAGCATAAGGCATCCGCTTACTTCATACACAAAGATGGAGGATTTAATTTGGATATAA
- the def gene encoding peptide deformylase, translating into MKVLYLGEETLRKVSKPVEKIDENIKSLIDEMFVTVKKENGIGLAAPQVGENIRLFIVFINEQKYVFINPEIIETSQEMCLMEEGCLSIPKVYDEVMRPSAVKVQFLNIDGKIKTIEASGLLARVIQHENDHLNGVLFIDRLSEEKKAEAIEKFEHKKALFSKKRIRLR; encoded by the coding sequence ATGAAAGTATTATATTTAGGCGAAGAAACTTTGAGGAAAGTATCCAAACCTGTTGAAAAAATAGATGAAAATATTAAAAGCTTAATCGACGAAATGTTTGTTACCGTAAAAAAAGAAAACGGTATAGGCTTGGCGGCTCCGCAAGTAGGAGAAAACATAAGGCTTTTTATAGTATTTATAAACGAACAAAAATATGTTTTTATAAACCCTGAAATTATCGAAACCTCTCAGGAAATGTGCTTGATGGAAGAGGGCTGTTTGAGCATACCTAAGGTCTATGATGAAGTTATGAGGCCTTCAGCCGTAAAAGTGCAGTTTTTAAACATTGACGGCAAAATAAAAACCATAGAGGCATCCGGACTTCTTGCCAGAGTCATTCAGCATGAAAATGACCACTTAAACGGTGTGCTTTTTATAGACCGTTTAAGTGAAGAAAAAAAGGCCGAGGCTATCGAAAAGTTTGAACATAAAAAGGCTCTTTTTTCAAAAAAGAGGATCCGCCTGAGATGA
- a CDS encoding tetratricopeptide repeat protein codes for MQRQKIFLILFIVFLFFSCSGKTNEQAFLDGLSNVDVQIAEGRQTKALKSLKRLQKKAVNSTNYVSIVKRQLKLNSIPDALISLQTGIKKYPDSPELSALLTSILIDSGKPAEALPYCENLKDTPYASLGAEASILSDIAFNSFNSDFGLLKAAYDKTENQVFLKNAAIVLAAKGRLREASHLRYNIPNDVAPEHPFFWSCIVYDLGVFDSIFGDLYFSLVYADKDGGEGKTAENARLHLMLAADAAFGQGDTERARAFWQAAADRSPESSPIVFYDLALTAPDEKERVDLLIECIDLYPGFYPVIARYAREDIALRELNSQDELAAYLESKGFYSMKMEETYFTSPKMTYKPEDLLARAMKTPDFDQRFILEEFRYNQIMDKTYASKARGKADMWKILEKYGKESIIREYAKWYFAQSGDFNACLSVGEIGKRYEDSFYAGINSALSGDFENAVSSFAASAQVPAYAYASTVNSAYMYYMSGKTEDAVNAYSLAASMTQDKKRQSMLHYEIASIFYERKAYDRAISVLGYALELNPKNYQAASLLKKVKELN; via the coding sequence ATGCAGCGGCAAAAGATATTTTTAATTCTTTTTATAGTTTTTTTATTTTTTTCTTGTTCGGGCAAAACTAATGAACAAGCTTTTTTAGATGGGCTTTCCAATGTTGATGTGCAAATAGCGGAAGGCCGTCAGACTAAGGCTTTGAAGAGTTTAAAACGCCTTCAAAAAAAGGCCGTTAATTCTACAAATTATGTAAGTATTGTAAAACGGCAACTAAAACTTAATTCTATTCCCGATGCCTTGATTTCTCTTCAAACGGGCATAAAGAAGTATCCTGATTCACCGGAGCTTTCTGCCTTATTAACTTCGATTCTTATTGATTCAGGAAAGCCGGCTGAAGCCCTGCCTTATTGTGAAAACTTAAAAGATACACCTTATGCTTCATTGGGTGCCGAAGCCTCAATTTTGTCCGATATTGCCTTTAATTCCTTTAATTCGGATTTTGGTCTTTTAAAAGCTGCTTACGATAAAACTGAAAATCAAGTTTTTTTAAAGAATGCCGCTATTGTTTTGGCAGCTAAGGGCCGTTTAAGGGAGGCTTCTCATTTACGCTATAATATTCCGAATGATGTTGCTCCTGAGCATCCTTTTTTTTGGAGCTGTATTGTTTACGACTTAGGCGTTTTCGATTCTATTTTCGGCGATTTATATTTTTCTCTTGTTTATGCGGATAAAGACGGAGGCGAAGGTAAAACGGCTGAAAATGCACGGCTTCATCTTATGCTTGCTGCCGATGCAGCTTTCGGGCAAGGAGATACGGAAAGGGCTAGGGCCTTTTGGCAGGCTGCGGCCGATAGAAGTCCCGAATCTTCTCCTATAGTATTTTATGATTTGGCTCTTACGGCTCCCGACGAAAAAGAGCGTGTAGATCTTTTAATAGAATGTATCGATTTATATCCCGGCTTTTATCCCGTTATAGCCCGTTACGCTAGGGAAGATATTGCCTTACGCGAATTAAATTCGCAAGACGAGCTCGCAGCCTATCTTGAATCTAAGGGCTTTTATTCAATGAAGATGGAAGAAACTTATTTTACCTCTCCCAAGATGACATATAAGCCTGAAGACCTTTTAGCAAGGGCTATGAAGACTCCGGATTTTGACCAAAGGTTTATTTTAGAAGAATTTAGATACAATCAAATAATGGATAAAACCTATGCTTCCAAAGCAAGGGGCAAGGCAGATATGTGGAAGATTCTTGAAAAATACGGCAAGGAGTCCATTATCAGAGAATATGCAAAATGGTACTTCGCTCAATCAGGAGATTTTAATGCTTGTCTTAGCGTCGGTGAAATAGGAAAACGATATGAAGATTCTTTTTACGCAGGGATAAATTCGGCTTTGAGCGGAGACTTTGAAAATGCCGTATCTTCTTTTGCGGCTTCTGCACAAGTTCCTGCCTATGCTTATGCTTCTACGGTAAATTCCGCCTATATGTATTATATGTCCGGTAAAACCGAAGATGCTGTAAATGCCTACAGCCTTGCCGCATCAATGACACAGGATAAAAAAAGACAAAGTATGCTGCACTATGAGATTGCCTCAATCTTTTATGAAAGAAAGGCTTATGATAGGGCTATAAGTGTCTTAGGCTATGCATTGGAATTAAATCCTAAAAACTATCAGGCAGCATCTCTCTTAAAAAAAGTAAAAGAGCTCAATTAA
- a CDS encoding biotin transporter BioY, with translation MSSNFKLSIMPIFVPLFAALIAVSGFIAFPLPGTPVPIVLQNMMPILASGLLGGLYGTVSTALFLIAGLLGLPVFSGGRGGLAHLLGPTGGFLIGYLAAAAFLIIFFRKPGAKDLTLVSSGKNKSIKLINYLKIIAASFSGFALIYVFGIARFMQLTNRGLFESLSLACIPYLPGDFIKMILVSALIYKLRPVTAKYFLEASS, from the coding sequence ATGAGCTCAAATTTTAAACTATCGATTATGCCGATTTTTGTTCCGCTTTTTGCAGCCCTTATTGCAGTAAGCGGGTTTATAGCATTCCCTCTTCCCGGAACTCCCGTTCCCATAGTGCTTCAAAATATGATGCCTATTTTGGCATCGGGGCTTTTAGGGGGGCTTTACGGGACGGTTTCAACAGCTCTTTTTTTGATTGCCGGTTTGCTCGGCCTTCCCGTTTTTTCGGGCGGAAGAGGGGGGCTTGCCCATCTTTTGGGGCCGACGGGAGGCTTTTTAATCGGCTATCTTGCGGCAGCAGCTTTTTTGATTATTTTTTTTAGAAAGCCCGGAGCAAAGGACCTTACCTTAGTTTCTTCAGGTAAAAATAAGAGCATTAAGTTAATAAACTATTTAAAAATAATTGCAGCCTCTTTTTCGGGCTTTGCTCTTATTTATGTTTTTGGAATAGCAAGATTTATGCAGCTTACAAACAGGGGGCTTTTTGAATCCTTGAGCCTTGCCTGTATTCCTTATTTGCCGGGGGATTTTATCAAGATGATATTGGTTTCCGCTTTAATTTATAAGCTGCGTCCCGTTACGGCAAAATATTTTTTAGAGGCTTCTTCTTAA
- a CDS encoding CbiQ family ECF transporter T component, with product MDIRPLFSYRRGTSFLHRMSPLLKLFFLFGFTALIFFFPNYVFFYSVFFVFFARFIGFSFLEQLQDLKPILPYCLLLVSLHVFSVLIKTESGIKDLVFLILKLVCLMQISSLFFNTTSSLQLKEALEKILPFKVAVLFSLFLFFIPILFSIWTKLDYSWKARGRKKSLLKIFKLFPIFISEALYKGQKLMYALRNKQAP from the coding sequence TTGGATATAAGGCCCTTATTTTCTTACCGTAGAGGAACGAGCTTTTTACATAGGATGTCCCCCCTTTTAAAATTGTTCTTTCTTTTCGGGTTTACAGCCCTGATTTTTTTCTTTCCTAATTATGTTTTCTTTTATTCGGTATTTTTTGTTTTTTTTGCCCGTTTTATAGGTTTTTCGTTTTTAGAGCAATTACAGGATTTAAAACCGATTCTGCCTTATTGCCTGCTTCTTGTAAGCCTCCATGTTTTTTCGGTTCTTATAAAAACGGAAAGCGGTATAAAAGATTTGGTCTTTCTTATTTTAAAACTTGTATGCCTTATGCAGATAAGCTCCCTTTTTTTTAATACCACAAGCTCTCTCCAATTAAAAGAGGCTCTGGAAAAAATCTTACCCTTTAAAGTTGCCGTTTTGTTTTCCCTTTTTTTGTTTTTTATTCCTATCTTGTTTTCTATTTGGACAAAGCTGGATTACTCTTGGAAGGCAAGGGGAAGAAAAAAAAGTCTTTTAAAAATTTTTAAACTTTTTCCGATTTTTATTTCCGAAGCCCTTTATAAGGGGCAAAAGCTGATGTATGCACTGAGAAATAAGCAGGCTCCATAG
- a CDS encoding putative signal transducing protein, with translation MWWLVAVLSGIFVFLFLKKSWKENSEGVKLNDGTAAEDEALDDVVEMEDAFFEAVQSGKKAVKFMHLFYQEDLMMIKSLFQSEHIPYRVENEHVASVLVGYGVTGFNHTDFYILREDYDDAFKIVKEYAENKRLSGKVSGMADKMGAVITVLFASSFIPEKHESSGIVIFKLEED, from the coding sequence ATGTGGTGGTTAGTTGCTGTTTTGAGCGGTATTTTTGTGTTTTTATTTTTAAAAAAATCGTGGAAAGAAAATTCGGAAGGGGTTAAATTAAACGATGGAACAGCTGCAGAAGATGAAGCCTTAGATGATGTAGTTGAAATGGAAGATGCTTTTTTTGAAGCTGTCCAATCGGGAAAAAAGGCCGTCAAATTTATGCACTTGTTCTATCAAGAAGACTTGATGATGATAAAATCATTATTTCAAAGCGAACATATTCCATACCGTGTTGAAAATGAACATGTAGCTTCGGTTCTTGTAGGATACGGAGTTACAGGCTTTAACCATACCGACTTTTATATTCTTCGTGAAGATTATGATGATGCGTTTAAAATCGTAAAAGAATATGCAGAAAACAAGCGTTTATCCGGAAAAGTTTCAGGAATGGCGGATAAGATGGGGGCTGTAATTACCGTTTTATTTGCATCAAGTTTTATACCGGAAAAACATGAAAGCTCAGGGATAGTGATTTTTAAACTTGAAGAAGATTAA
- a CDS encoding Ig-like domain-containing protein: MKTSKSIKRILMGAALFMLFTGLFTGCPQKIKDKKISVDGISLDKNELDLGIGESSKLSAAISPANASNKKITWTSDKPEIAEVDQNGNVTGKADGNAVITATTEDGGKTATCTVKVKFIHIDTISLDKNELDLGIGESSKLSITITPANASNKKITWTSDKPEIAEVDQNGNVTCKAVGNAVITVTTEDGNKTANCNVTVKFIHIESISLDKNELELGIGESYALSAAISPANASNKKITWTSDNSGIAEVDQNGNVTGKADGNAVITVTTEDGNKTATCTVKVEKGAILILSPDKKDIKIIAITSSGNITVIGCTQTELTGNSMTATTLNATSDRVILKGDIIHLSCYNNKLTNLYVQGLNDLKELYCYENQLTSLNVQGLNNLEELSCSENQLTSLNLHGLNNLKKLNCSGNQLTSLNVQGLNNLESLNCDRNQLTSLNVQGLNNLKSLNCSGNQLTSLDVQGLNNLELLYCYENQLTSLDVQGLNNLKSLCCFGNQLTNLDVQGLNNLKNLECYGNQLTSLDVDGLNNLKSLNCYVNQLTSLNVQGLNNLESLNCFGNQLTSLNVQSLNNLKSLYCSGNQLTSLDVQGLNNLESLNCDRNQLTKEVFRKLFDDLPARTAEHKGICFLYAEITGITEGNYTGFTMEELKAIKDKNWNTYKVNSSGDWEEI, encoded by the coding sequence ATGAAAACATCAAAATCGATAAAAAGAATTTTAATGGGAGCAGCACTCTTTATGCTATTTACAGGCCTTTTTACAGGCTGCCCTCAAAAGATTAAGGACAAAAAAATTTCGGTAGATGGTATAAGTCTTGATAAAAATGAGCTTGACCTTGGGATAGGAGAAAGCTCTAAGTTAAGTGCAGCAATCAGCCCTGCAAACGCAAGCAACAAAAAAATAACTTGGACTTCGGATAAGCCTGAAATTGCAGAAGTAGACCAAAACGGTAATGTAACAGGCAAAGCCGATGGTAATGCTGTAATTACTGCAACCACAGAAGATGGAGGCAAAACCGCAACTTGCACTGTAAAGGTAAAGTTTATACACATAGATACTATAAGTCTTGATAAAAATGAGCTCGACCTTGGGATAGGAGAAAGCTCTAAGTTAAGTATAACAATCACCCCTGCAAACGCAAGCAACAAAAAAATAACTTGGACTTCGGATAAGCCTGAAATTGCAGAAGTAGACCAAAACGGCAATGTAACATGTAAAGCCGTGGGTAATGCCGTAATTACCGTAACTACAGAAGACGGTAATAAAACCGCAAACTGCAATGTAACGGTAAAGTTCATACACATAGAGAGCATAAGTCTTGATAAAAATGAGCTTGAACTTGGGATAGGAGAAAGCTATGCGTTAAGTGCAGCAATCAGCCCTGCAAACGCAAGCAACAAAAAAATAACTTGGACTTCGGACAACTCCGGAATTGCAGAAGTAGACCAAAACGGCAATGTAACAGGCAAAGCCGATGGTAATGCCGTAATTACCGTAACTACAGAAGACGGTAACAAAACTGCAACTTGTACTGTAAAGGTAGAAAAAGGAGCGATCCTTATTCTAAGCCCCGATAAAAAAGATATTAAAATTATAGCTATAACTTCAAGCGGTAATATAACTGTTATAGGCTGTACCCAAACGGAACTTACCGGTAACAGCATGACGGCAACCACCTTAAATGCGACAAGCGATAGGGTTATCTTAAAAGGAGATATTATACATCTATCCTGCTACAACAATAAACTTACAAATCTCTATGTACAGGGTTTAAATGACTTGAAAGAGCTGTACTGTTACGAAAATCAGCTTACAAGCCTCAATGTTCAGGGTTTGAACAACTTGGAAGAGTTGTCCTGCTCCGAAAATCAGCTTACAAGCCTTAATTTGCATGGATTGAACAACTTGAAGAAACTGAATTGCTCCGGAAATCAGCTTACGAGCCTTAATGTTCAGGGTTTGAACAATTTAGAATCGCTGAATTGCGACAGAAATCAGCTTACAAGCCTTAATGTTCAGGGTTTGAATAACTTAAAATCTCTGAATTGCTCCGGAAATCAGCTTACAAGCCTTGATGTGCAGGGTTTGAACAACTTAGAATTGCTGTACTGTTACGAAAATCAGCTTACAAGCCTTGATGTTCAGGGTTTGAATAACTTAAAATCGCTGTGTTGCTTCGGAAATCAGCTTACAAATCTTGATGTTCAGGGTTTGAATAACTTAAAAAATCTGGAATGTTACGGAAATCAGCTTACAAGCCTTGATGTAGATGGTTTGAATAACTTAAAATCTCTGAATTGCTACGTAAATCAGCTTACAAGCCTCAATGTTCAGGGTTTGAACAACTTAGAATCTCTGAATTGCTTCGGAAATCAGCTTACAAGCCTTAATGTTCAGAGTTTGAACAACTTAAAATCGCTGTACTGCTCCGGAAATCAGCTTACAAGCCTTGATGTTCAGGGTTTAAATAACTTAGAATCGCTGAATTGCGACAGAAATCAGCTTACAAAAGAGGTTTTTAGAAAACTCTTTGATGATTTACCTGCCCGTACCGCTGAACATAAGGGAATATGCTTTCTTTATGCCGAAATAACCGGTATTACCGAAGGCAACTATACGGGCTTTACCATGGAGGAGCTTAAAGCAATAAAAGATAAAAACTGGAATACATATAAAGTCAATTCAAGCGGTGATTGGGAAGAAATATAA
- a CDS encoding ATP-binding protein, giving the protein MSDIRRLPIGLQSFEVMRNEGFVYVDKTEYVVKLAAESRVFFLSRPRRFGKSLFLSTLKAYFLGKKELFKGLYIEDAEQKQAELEGREAWIKYPVLYLDFNGGIYDTSEGLLNRFFSFFNEYEEIYKSTGLDIPDRFKNLIKKMYETTGKQVVILVDEYDKPLLETMIINEPLNEEYRRILKGFYGVIKACDEYIRFAFLTGVTKFSKVSIFSDLNNLRDISMLPEYDAVCGITQKEMEEVFKPEIIELGKAQNLTEAETLAKLKQKYDGYHFSESSINVYNPFSLLNVFAGKVFRSFWFSTGTPTFLVRTLQHQKEIYIRDILENAEMSENALQDYRPDMNNPIPILFQSGYLTLKDYDERLGLYKLGFPNDEVKYGFLDNLIPSYTSIAKDASGLFIGNFVRAIEKGDTESFMKRMYTACAGLPYSLASKENVQMRERDYQIAFYIIFSLMGQFVQTEVVSSKGRADCVVHTDDTVYIFEFKLMGSGTPKEAIQQIKEKGYAEPYKTSGKKIVLIGAVFADGIDEDTADTWESCELP; this is encoded by the coding sequence ATGTCAGATATCCGAAGATTGCCTATAGGCCTTCAAAGTTTTGAGGTTATGCGTAATGAAGGCTTTGTTTATGTAGATAAAACCGAATATGTAGTAAAGCTTGCAGCTGAAAGCCGTGTGTTTTTTTTAAGCCGACCTCGCCGTTTCGGAAAAAGCCTTTTTCTTTCTACCTTAAAGGCTTATTTTTTAGGTAAAAAAGAGCTTTTTAAAGGGCTTTATATCGAAGATGCCGAGCAAAAACAGGCAGAACTTGAAGGCCGTGAAGCTTGGATTAAATATCCTGTTCTATATTTGGATTTTAATGGGGGGATTTATGATACAAGTGAGGGTCTTTTAAACCGTTTTTTTTCATTTTTTAACGAATATGAAGAAATCTACAAAAGCACCGGTCTTGATATCCCTGACCGCTTTAAAAACTTAATAAAAAAAATGTACGAAACAACAGGCAAGCAGGTTGTTATCCTTGTCGACGAATATGATAAACCCCTTCTTGAAACTATGATTATAAATGAGCCTCTAAATGAAGAATACCGCCGTATCTTAAAGGGCTTTTACGGAGTTATCAAAGCTTGTGATGAGTATATCCGCTTTGCCTTTTTAACGGGTGTTACTAAATTCAGCAAGGTCAGCATCTTCAGCGATTTAAACAATTTGAGGGATATAAGTATGCTGCCCGAATACGATGCGGTCTGCGGTATTACGCAAAAAGAAATGGAAGAAGTTTTTAAGCCTGAAATCATTGAACTTGGAAAGGCTCAAAATTTGACCGAAGCTGAAACCCTCGCAAAACTAAAACAAAAATATGACGGCTATCATTTTTCCGAAAGCTCTATAAATGTTTATAATCCGTTCAGTCTTTTAAATGTCTTTGCAGGAAAGGTATTCCGCAGTTTTTGGTTTTCGACAGGAACACCTACCTTTTTGGTCAGAACTTTACAACATCAAAAAGAAATATACATCCGCGATATTTTAGAAAATGCCGAAATGAGTGAAAACGCCTTACAGGATTACCGCCCGGATATGAATAACCCTATACCGATTTTATTCCAGTCGGGTTATCTTACATTAAAAGATTATGACGAAAGACTTGGCTTGTACAAACTGGGTTTTCCGAATGATGAGGTAAAGTACGGCTTTTTAGATAATCTTATTCCCTCTTACACTTCAATCGCAAAGGATGCAAGCGGTTTATTTATAGGGAATTTTGTCAGAGCCATCGAGAAGGGCGATACCGAATCTTTTATGAAAAGAATGTACACGGCCTGTGCCGGGCTTCCTTACAGTTTGGCTTCAAAGGAAAATGTTCAGATGAGGGAAAGAGATTATCAGATAGCCTTTTATATAATCTTTAGCTTGATGGGGCAGTTTGTTCAAACTGAAGTAGTAAGCTCAAAAGGCAGGGCAGATTGCGTGGTTCACACTGATGATACGGTCTACATCTTTGAGTTTAAGCTGATGGGTTCCGGCACGCCTAAAGAAGCTATTCAACAGATAAAAGAAAAAGGCTATGCCGAACCCTACAAGACGAGCGGAAAAAAGATAGTCCTAATAGGTGCGGTTTTTGCCGACGGTATTGATGAGGATACCGCCGATACATGGGAGTCTTGTGAGTTACCCTAA
- a CDS encoding helicase-related protein, producing the protein MKYKNLPVYEQKDRILEMLEHNQVIVVESPTGSGKTTQLPVILHEAGYSRSGMIGVTQPRRIAALSVSEFISKQLKEPMPGLVGYKMRFEDKTSNDTKIKIMTDGILLQELKLDPWLSKYSVILVDEAHERSLNIDFILGLLKRIITERKDFKVIISSATINTDLFSMYFDGCPVIKIDAITYPVTLIFDPPAVKASTDTQEAETALMDKIASIVGRILSEGRSGAILVFLPGERAIKDCIERLSKEPWYRKLFILPLYGRLSKEEQERVFKSPPFGKKKIVISTNIAETSITINDIAAVIDSGLAKLNFYNPFTFTSSLDETLISKASCNQRRGRAGRTQEGVCYRLYTRKDFETRQLYTLEEIYRTDLSEVVMRMAELGILDFENFDFISPPGKKGIIGAIDTLNMLDALESDRSLSSIGKMMCLFPLAPRQSRIIVEAITRYPDLVEEVLIAAAFLSARSPVIFPEGEEIEARKAHALFDEPLGDFASFLKVFRMYSQALDKERFCKIHYLDDRVMAEIANIKEQLELIVSDMGVPILSGGKMEHYLTAIAKGMIQFVCSAQGRDSYRSLTTEKIFIHPGSCMYKEKEQFIVAGEIVRTSRMYAMSVSPLSKKIIEEVAPALLERKDNRSKKEKDEHRAEQKEEKKKPEEESVLIEGTRYLIKKIKGKKHLILPWKEFKLTAESLRKKYSEENQNGALEQLKGLRGKIEINKSELLSGEKMDLILNVVNNFNIEQIEKTEDEKHFDKNKNYFIEEDLEALVNSLNLLFRTTIAKKTTKQLGFITLFCDGTGHFWFKTSRGFHTALHESLISLQSLIDLAGENFNEDQKIIVRNIYGKMNKMI; encoded by the coding sequence ATGAAATATAAAAATCTACCGGTATACGAACAAAAAGACAGAATATTGGAAATGCTTGAGCACAATCAGGTAATCGTTGTAGAAAGCCCTACGGGTTCAGGCAAGACTACCCAGCTGCCGGTTATTTTACATGAAGCAGGCTACAGCCGTTCCGGCATGATAGGCGTTACCCAGCCGAGGCGTATTGCAGCCCTTTCGGTGAGCGAATTTATTTCAAAACAGCTTAAAGAGCCGATGCCCGGTCTTGTCGGATATAAGATGCGCTTTGAAGATAAGACTTCAAACGATACGAAAATAAAAATAATGACCGACGGCATTCTTTTACAAGAACTGAAACTTGATCCTTGGCTCAGTAAGTACTCCGTAATCTTGGTCGATGAGGCTCATGAGCGTAGCTTAAACATAGACTTTATCTTGGGACTTTTAAAACGGATAATAACGGAACGCAAGGATTTTAAGGTTATAATTTCGTCGGCCACAATAAATACCGATCTATTTTCGATGTACTTTGACGGATGCCCCGTAATCAAAATAGATGCCATCACCTACCCCGTTACCCTGATCTTTGACCCGCCTGCGGTTAAGGCTTCTACCGATACCCAAGAAGCGGAAACGGCCTTGATGGACAAGATAGCCTCGATTGTAGGCCGCATTTTAAGTGAAGGACGGAGCGGTGCCATTTTGGTTTTTCTTCCCGGGGAAAGAGCTATCAAGGATTGCATTGAAAGGCTTTCAAAAGAACCGTGGTACAGAAAACTTTTTATCCTCCCCCTCTACGGCCGTTTAAGCAAGGAAGAACAAGAAAGAGTTTTTAAATCCCCGCCCTTCGGGAAAAAAAAGATTGTTATATCGACAAACATAGCGGAAACCTCCATAACTATAAACGACATTGCTGCCGTTATAGACTCGGGGCTTGCAAAACTTAACTTTTATAATCCCTTTACATTTACTTCAAGTTTGGATGAAACCCTCATATCTAAGGCCTCATGTAATCAAAGACGAGGCAGAGCCGGAAGAACTCAGGAAGGCGTATGCTACCGTCTTTACACACGCAAGGACTTTGAAACAAGGCAGCTTTATACCCTCGAAGAAATCTACCGTACAGACCTATCCGAGGTTGTTATGCGTATGGCGGAACTGGGAATTCTCGACTTTGAAAATTTCGATTTTATTTCGCCTCCGGGAAAAAAGGGCATAATAGGAGCCATAGACACCTTAAACATGCTCGATGCCCTAGAAAGCGACCGCTCTTTAAGCAGCATAGGAAAAATGATGTGTCTTTTCCCTTTGGCTCCAAGGCAATCACGAATCATAGTTGAAGCAATTACAAGATACCCCGACCTTGTAGAAGAGGTTTTAATCGCTGCGGCCTTTTTATCGGCACGGAGCCCCGTCATCTTCCCTGAAGGCGAAGAAATTGAAGCCCGCAAGGCTCACGCCCTTTTTGATGAACCCCTCGGAGACTTTGCCTCGTTTTTAAAGGTTTTTAGAATGTACTCTCAAGCCCTCGATAAAGAAAGGTTTTGTAAAATTCACTATCTCGATGACAGAGTAATGGCCGAAATAGCCAACATAAAAGAACAGCTTGAACTCATAGTTTCGGATATGGGCGTTCCGATTCTTTCGGGCGGAAAAATGGAACACTACCTTACGGCTATAGCCAAGGGAATGATTCAGTTTGTATGCTCGGCTCAGGGAAGGGACTCTTACCGCTCTCTCACAACAGAAAAGATTTTTATTCACCCCGGCTCCTGCATGTACAAGGAAAAAGAACAGTTTATAGTTGCAGGCGAAATAGTTAGAACTTCGCGCATGTATGCCATGTCGGTTTCTCCTCTTTCAAAAAAGATAATTGAAGAGGTTGCCCCTGCCCTTTTAGAAAGAAAGGATAACAGGTCAAAGAAAGAAAAAGACGAACACAGGGCAGAACAAAAAGAAGAAAAGAAAAAGCCGGAAGAAGAAAGCGTTCTTATCGAAGGAACTCGCTATCTTATCAAAAAAATAAAGGGCAAAAAGCATCTCATTCTTCCATGGAAAGAATTTAAACTTACGGCCGAGTCTCTCCGCAAAAAATACAGTGAAGAAAATCAAAACGGAGCCTTGGAGCAATTAAAGGGCTTAAGGGGAAAAATAGAAATCAATAAAAGCGAGCTCCTCTCAGGCGAAAAGATGGATTTAATTTTAAATGTGGTAAATAATTTTAATATCGAACAGATAGAAAAAACCGAAGATGAAAAGCACTTTGACAAAAATAAAAATTATTTTATTGAAGAAGATTTGGAAGCCCTTGTAAATTCCTTGAACCTCTTATTTCGAACTACAATAGCAAAAAAAACTACAAAGCAGCTGGGCTTTATAACCCTCTTTTGTGACGGAACAGGACATTTTTGGTTTAAAACTTCAAGAGGTTTTCATACGGCCTTACACGAAAGCCTTATATCCCTTCAAAGCCTGATTGACCTTGCAGGAGAAAATTTTAACGAAGACCAAAAAATAATAGTCCGCAATATCTACGGAAAAATGAATAAGATGATTTAA